In Rouxiella sp. WC2420, the following proteins share a genomic window:
- a CDS encoding oligosaccharide MFS transporter, translated as MCCLFFLFFFIGWGSCYPYLSLWLTDTIGIDYADVGLVYSFTAIVSVCVQPIFGFIADKLIFRKNLMWMLAIIVTLFAPYWIWIFAPLLKYNVILGAFAGGVYIGFAFGAGCGVCEAYIDKVSRMSGFEFGKARMFGGIGAAIATFLAGILYGIDQNYIFWMASLAGVVLLFIVWKTNPKISIADAAQGTKRAPVTLRDVRNLLKMRKFWFFALYMIGVGAVYETYDQQFAIYYSHFFSTKARGAEVFGYLYTAQIFLDAIVMFFSPWFVNKIGPKNALIYCGLIMSLRIIGSAYAVGPVSISAVKMLHGFESSVFLVAGLKYISKNFNPWLSATVYLIGFQFSKRFSEIFLSSAIGHMYKNFGFADSYLVLGFIAFSFTLISYFTLDKTRVFIHQKTITE; from the coding sequence ATGTGTTGCCTGTTCTTTTTATTCTTCTTTATTGGCTGGGGAAGTTGTTATCCCTATTTGTCATTATGGCTAACGGATACTATTGGCATAGATTATGCTGATGTAGGGTTAGTTTATTCTTTTACTGCTATTGTTTCTGTCTGCGTGCAGCCTATTTTTGGTTTTATCGCCGACAAGTTGATATTCAGAAAAAATCTAATGTGGATGCTAGCAATAATAGTCACACTTTTTGCACCTTACTGGATCTGGATCTTTGCACCGCTGCTAAAATATAACGTTATTCTCGGTGCATTTGCCGGTGGGGTATATATTGGCTTTGCCTTTGGTGCAGGCTGTGGTGTGTGCGAAGCTTACATTGATAAAGTCAGCCGCATGAGCGGTTTTGAGTTTGGTAAAGCTCGAATGTTTGGCGGTATTGGCGCTGCGATCGCCACATTTCTGGCTGGAATACTCTACGGCATCGATCAGAATTACATTTTCTGGATGGCAAGCCTGGCAGGTGTAGTATTACTGTTTATTGTCTGGAAGACCAACCCAAAGATTTCAATTGCAGATGCCGCGCAAGGCACCAAACGGGCTCCGGTTACTTTACGCGACGTCCGTAATTTACTGAAAATGCGAAAATTCTGGTTCTTCGCACTCTACATGATTGGCGTTGGAGCCGTCTATGAGACCTACGACCAGCAATTCGCTATTTACTATAGCCACTTTTTTTCAACTAAGGCCCGTGGCGCGGAAGTATTCGGTTATCTGTATACGGCGCAAATATTCCTCGACGCCATCGTCATGTTCTTCTCGCCGTGGTTCGTAAACAAAATCGGCCCTAAAAATGCGCTTATTTATTGTGGCTTGATTATGAGTTTACGAATCATTGGCTCTGCTTACGCAGTCGGACCTGTCTCTATCAGCGCGGTTAAAATGCTGCATGGTTTTGAAAGCTCTGTATTTCTGGTTGCCGGATTAAAATATATTTCCAAAAACTTTAATCCCTGGTTATCAGCAACAGTGTATTTAATTGGCTTTCAATTTTCGAAACGATTTAGCGAAATATTTCTGTCCAGCGCCATTGGTCATATGTATAAAAACTTTGGTTTTGCCGACAGCTATCTAGTGCTTGGATTCATTGCATTCTCATTCACACTAATTTCCTATTTTACTCTGGATAAAACACGCGTTTTCATTCATCAAAAGACAATCACTGAATAA
- a CDS encoding cytochrome c, with translation MNLKRFFIANVVLMGTGFMAHAQADDAQLIKQGEYISRLGDCGACHTVAGKPAFSGGLAIKSDLGTIYSTNITPDKDHGIGGYNEQQFADAVRKGVLPDGTRLYPAMPYPDYAKINDEDMHALYTYFMQGVKPSAEEPSKTDLSFPFNQRWGMRFWNWAFTSDKPFKPIEGASAEVNRGAYLVEGLGHCGSCHTPRGLGMNEKALDSSDAKFLAGGSLNGWEVPSLRGVAHWNEQEIVDYLGKGRNDKAAVGGEMTSVVENSTGYMTDADLKAIAAYVKYLGGNPPVPAANVQAASTTEAKLTTAKNLSVGERLYLDNCGACHFVTGKGAPGVFPQLDQATIVNAQDPTGLIHTILAGAQQPSTARAPSTLAMPGFAARLSDDDVAQLSTFIRQGWSNKAPSVTADQVSKVRKTLEK, from the coding sequence ATGAATTTAAAACGCTTTTTTATTGCTAACGTCGTGTTGATGGGCACGGGCTTTATGGCACATGCGCAGGCCGACGACGCTCAGTTGATTAAACAGGGTGAATACATTTCTCGCCTCGGAGACTGCGGCGCATGCCATACCGTCGCGGGCAAGCCGGCCTTTTCCGGCGGGCTGGCGATTAAGTCAGATTTAGGCACTATTTATTCGACCAATATCACGCCGGACAAAGACCACGGCATCGGAGGTTACAACGAGCAGCAGTTCGCCGATGCGGTGCGCAAAGGCGTATTGCCCGACGGCACCCGCCTTTATCCTGCGATGCCTTATCCTGATTATGCCAAAATCAACGATGAAGATATGCATGCGCTCTACACCTACTTTATGCAGGGCGTGAAACCGAGTGCGGAAGAACCCTCAAAAACCGATTTGAGCTTCCCGTTCAACCAACGTTGGGGGATGCGTTTCTGGAACTGGGCATTTACTTCCGACAAACCATTCAAGCCGATTGAAGGTGCGTCTGCAGAAGTAAATCGCGGAGCCTATCTGGTTGAAGGCCTCGGTCACTGCGGCAGCTGCCACACGCCGCGCGGGCTGGGAATGAACGAAAAAGCCCTCGACAGCAGCGATGCCAAGTTCTTGGCAGGCGGCAGTCTCAACGGTTGGGAAGTGCCCTCTTTGCGCGGTGTTGCTCACTGGAATGAACAAGAAATCGTTGATTATCTTGGTAAAGGCCGCAATGACAAAGCAGCGGTTGGCGGGGAAATGACTTCAGTTGTCGAGAATAGCACCGGTTATATGACTGATGCAGACCTCAAAGCTATCGCGGCTTATGTGAAGTATTTAGGCGGTAATCCACCGGTTCCAGCAGCCAATGTTCAGGCTGCCAGCACGACCGAGGCCAAGCTAACGACAGCCAAAAATCTTAGCGTAGGTGAACGTTTGTATCTCGACAACTGCGGTGCATGCCACTTTGTCACCGGTAAGGGTGCGCCGGGCGTGTTCCCACAGCTGGATCAGGCGACAATCGTCAACGCTCAGGATCCTACCGGCCTAATCCACACAATTCTGGCCGGGGCTCAGCAACCTTCTACCGCGCGGGCACCTTCAACGTTGGCAATGCCAGGCTTTGCGGCTCGGCTATCAGATGATGACGTCGCGCAGCTATCTACCTTTATCCGCCAAGGCTGGAGTAACAAAGCGCCATCAGTTACAGCGGATCAGGTCAGTAAGGTTAGAAAAACTCTGGAAAAATAA
- a CDS encoding GMC family oxidoreductase, translating to MAQVTKEEVDVVVVGLGWAGSLMSIELAMAGLKVRALERGGDRGYEEFAYPKPADEYAYAVRNKVMATPAEAAVTVRYNMSETALPTRKWGAFAPGTGVGGSGLHWTAVLIRPTPTDLKLKTYADQAYKPGILQEDMRIMDFPFTWDEIEPYYTKFEHICGQSGKTGNLRGKIMEGGDPFEGPRSEPFPLPALEDTLNSSMFADVAKKMGYHPFPNPSACVSRAWTNPYGNQIAPCNYCGYCSKYPCLNYSKASPQTAVMDALKRMENFSYEVHANVLKVVLHDDKKTAKGVIYMDAQGNECFQPAKIVVLSSFQFCNVRLMLLSGIGKPYNPITEEGVVGRNYAFLSNGGSTLFFKDKNFNPFATAGATGQMINDISPGNYDGPGLGFIGGAKIHSSQATGTPISTALPKGTPSWGTGWKEGMEDWYGHSMKISITTTCQSYRDIYLDLDPNYKDEYGMPLLRMTFDWKQNELKLQQYLKGIVGNITKELNPDSYSESFLPMDAHFDLTKYVSTHNVGGAVMGDNPKTSALNKYLQSWDVHNVFVPGGNAFPQNFQANPTDTIGAITLMAAQAIKDHYLKNPGPLVQV from the coding sequence ATGGCACAAGTAACTAAAGAAGAAGTCGACGTCGTTGTTGTCGGCCTGGGCTGGGCTGGCTCGCTGATGAGTATCGAGCTGGCGATGGCAGGACTGAAAGTCCGTGCCTTGGAGCGCGGGGGCGATCGCGGCTATGAAGAGTTCGCCTACCCAAAACCAGCAGATGAATACGCTTACGCGGTCAGAAATAAAGTGATGGCGACTCCGGCAGAGGCCGCAGTTACCGTTCGCTATAATATGAGCGAAACCGCGCTGCCAACCCGAAAATGGGGCGCTTTTGCACCAGGTACCGGCGTTGGTGGATCGGGCCTGCACTGGACGGCGGTACTGATCCGCCCCACACCAACCGATTTGAAACTCAAAACTTATGCCGATCAGGCCTACAAGCCGGGGATCTTGCAGGAAGACATGCGGATCATGGACTTCCCGTTCACCTGGGACGAGATCGAGCCTTATTACACTAAGTTCGAGCACATCTGCGGGCAGTCAGGAAAAACCGGCAACCTGCGCGGGAAAATCATGGAAGGTGGCGATCCGTTTGAAGGCCCACGTTCTGAACCGTTTCCCCTTCCCGCGCTGGAAGATACTCTCAACAGCAGCATGTTTGCTGACGTGGCAAAGAAAATGGGTTATCACCCGTTTCCAAATCCGTCGGCCTGCGTTTCGCGCGCCTGGACCAATCCTTACGGCAACCAGATCGCTCCCTGCAACTATTGCGGCTATTGCAGTAAATATCCTTGCCTGAACTACTCTAAAGCCTCGCCACAAACTGCGGTGATGGACGCACTAAAGCGCATGGAAAACTTCTCTTACGAAGTTCACGCCAACGTACTGAAAGTGGTGCTGCACGACGATAAAAAGACGGCCAAAGGCGTTATCTATATGGACGCACAGGGCAACGAGTGCTTCCAGCCGGCAAAAATTGTGGTGCTGAGCAGCTTCCAATTCTGCAACGTGCGGCTGATGCTGCTGTCCGGGATCGGCAAGCCTTACAACCCGATCACCGAGGAAGGCGTGGTGGGTCGCAACTATGCATTCTTGAGCAACGGCGGCTCGACGCTGTTCTTCAAAGACAAAAACTTCAATCCGTTTGCAACCGCTGGCGCGACCGGGCAAATGATCAACGATATCTCTCCGGGCAACTACGACGGTCCTGGCCTTGGCTTTATCGGCGGTGCAAAGATCCACAGTTCCCAGGCTACCGGCACACCTATCAGCACCGCGTTGCCAAAAGGCACGCCGAGCTGGGGAACCGGCTGGAAAGAAGGGATGGAAGATTGGTACGGCCATTCGATGAAGATAAGTATCACCACTACCTGCCAGTCTTATCGCGATATTTATCTCGACCTGGATCCGAACTACAAAGATGAATACGGCATGCCGCTGCTGCGTATGACTTTCGACTGGAAGCAGAATGAACTCAAACTGCAGCAGTACCTGAAAGGCATCGTCGGCAATATCACCAAAGAGTTAAATCCAGACAGCTACAGCGAAAGCTTCCTGCCGATGGATGCTCACTTTGATCTGACCAAATACGTGTCGACTCACAACGTTGGCGGTGCGGTGATGGGCGATAACCCAAAAACCTCGGCGCTGAATAAGTACCTGCAAAGTTGGGACGTACACAACGTCTTTGTGCCGGGCGGCAATGCTTTCCCGCAAAACTTCCAGGCCAACCCAACCGACACTATCGGAGCGATCACTCTGATGGCCGCACAGGCAATTAAAGATCACTATCTGAAAAATCCCGGCCCACTGGTACAGGTATAA
- a CDS encoding gluconate 2-dehydrogenase subunit 3 family protein translates to MLLQKKTTRRKFLLGSVMALPVSAVIMKGFTAAQAAEMAAPELSDYKPVFFSADEWQFIMAAADRLIPAGGKGKAPGALETNVPVFIDQQMHGEFGEEIYMQGPFNVHAPATMGYQLPYRPQQIYKIGIRLANSWCQQNHQKAFHELSEKDKDDALTQLQKNGIKFADMGEESLLASQFFSELLSDTKHGYLADPIYGGNKGMKAWIAIGFPGARASYTEWVKQHNIPYPLGPVSLAGARA, encoded by the coding sequence ATGCTTCTTCAAAAGAAAACTACTCGTCGTAAATTCTTACTAGGGTCAGTAATGGCTTTGCCTGTGAGTGCAGTCATTATGAAAGGATTCACTGCTGCACAAGCAGCAGAAATGGCAGCACCTGAATTAAGCGATTACAAGCCAGTATTTTTTAGCGCCGATGAATGGCAATTTATTATGGCCGCTGCCGATCGTCTGATCCCGGCTGGCGGTAAAGGTAAAGCCCCGGGCGCACTGGAAACTAACGTGCCTGTTTTTATCGATCAGCAAATGCACGGCGAATTTGGTGAAGAGATCTATATGCAGGGACCTTTTAACGTCCACGCCCCTGCCACTATGGGCTACCAATTACCCTATCGCCCGCAGCAAATCTATAAAATTGGCATCCGACTCGCCAATAGCTGGTGCCAGCAAAATCATCAAAAAGCCTTCCACGAATTGTCTGAAAAAGATAAAGACGACGCCCTGACTCAGTTGCAGAAAAACGGTATTAAATTCGCCGACATGGGCGAGGAGTCTCTGCTGGCTTCGCAATTCTTCAGCGAATTGCTCTCCGATACCAAACATGGCTATCTCGCAGACCCGATTTACGGCGGTAATAAAGGCATGAAAGCCTGGATAGCCATCGGATTCCCAGGGGCGCGAGCCAGCTACACGGAATGGGTCAAGCAGCACAATATCCCTTACCCATTGGGTCCTGTCAGTCTGGCTGGTGCACGCGCCTAA
- a CDS encoding LacI family DNA-binding transcriptional regulator: MNNEKNSNKNPSRSPTLEDVAKASGLSPMTVSRALNNPKVVRPATIARVLEAVNLTGYIPNMLAGGLATKRTKLIAVVVPQINNNMFVDTVQAIGDELALRGYHMLLCIVGYAPESETEIVATLLSRRPDGIVLTGIHHTSELKRIILNANIPVVEIWDLTPTPLDMLIGFSHEKIGHAIGDYFLKQGFSRFGFITASDRRAQVRNKGAVEVLSRNSDHLIREITVPAPANMAVGRSAFRELIQQGLQFDAIICTSDTLAQGVIMEAEAQGLSVPADLKVIGFADLNFAAHNRPAITTVSVDKEKIGQQAATMLADKIEGYEISENVVDTGFTLIVRESA; encoded by the coding sequence TTGAATAACGAAAAAAACTCTAACAAAAATCCATCGCGATCCCCAACCCTTGAGGACGTAGCCAAAGCTTCGGGGCTCTCGCCGATGACCGTAAGTCGGGCGTTGAACAACCCTAAAGTCGTTCGCCCCGCAACGATTGCCCGCGTGCTGGAAGCCGTCAATCTCACCGGCTATATCCCCAATATGTTGGCCGGAGGTTTGGCGACCAAACGCACCAAACTGATTGCTGTGGTGGTGCCGCAAATCAATAACAACATGTTTGTTGACACCGTGCAGGCGATTGGCGATGAGCTGGCCTTGCGCGGCTATCACATGCTGCTGTGTATAGTCGGGTATGCCCCTGAATCAGAGACGGAAATTGTCGCAACCTTATTGTCGCGCCGCCCTGACGGCATTGTGCTGACCGGCATCCATCACACTTCCGAACTCAAACGCATTATTTTGAATGCCAATATTCCGGTGGTGGAAATCTGGGATCTCACCCCGACACCGCTGGATATGCTGATTGGATTTTCACATGAAAAAATCGGTCACGCGATTGGTGACTACTTCCTTAAGCAGGGCTTTAGCCGGTTTGGTTTTATTACAGCCAGCGACCGCCGCGCGCAGGTGCGTAATAAAGGTGCAGTTGAAGTCCTGAGCAGAAACTCTGATCACCTGATCCGCGAAATCACCGTGCCAGCCCCGGCGAATATGGCGGTAGGCCGCAGCGCTTTTCGCGAGTTGATTCAACAAGGCCTGCAGTTTGATGCCATTATTTGTACCTCAGATACGTTGGCGCAGGGCGTGATCATGGAAGCCGAAGCTCAGGGGCTAAGCGTGCCTGCGGATCTCAAGGTGATTGGTTTCGCCGACTTAAATTTTGCTGCCCACAATAGACCTGCTATCACCACCGTGAGTGTCGATAAAGAAAAGATAGGCCAGCAGGCCGCCACCATGCTGGCCGATAAAATTGAAGGCTACGAAATATCCGAGAACGTGGTCGATACTGGTTTTACACTCATCGTTCGTGAATCAGCATGA
- a CDS encoding 4-oxalocrotonate tautomerase family protein, which yields MLEIVVYAVEGRSNEQKKKLMKKITEAVVDSFEVDAERVVVSIVETKKSNKSRGGVPFDEL from the coding sequence ATGCTGGAAATCGTGGTTTATGCCGTAGAAGGCCGTTCCAATGAGCAGAAAAAAAAGCTGATGAAGAAGATTACTGAAGCCGTGGTTGATTCTTTTGAGGTTGATGCCGAACGCGTCGTGGTATCGATTGTTGAAACCAAAAAGAGCAACAAGTCGCGCGGCGGCGTGCCGTTTGACGAGCTTTAA
- a CDS encoding NADH:flavin oxidoreductase/NADH oxidase, which produces MAGLFSTFKLKDVTLRNRIVIPPMCQYSAVDGLPNDWHSVHYASLARGGAGLVIVEATAVSPEGRITPGCLGLWNDEQAARLAKIAKEIKAAGAVPGIQIGHAGRKASANLPWEGDDHIPAGDSRAWETIAPSAVAFGANLPKVPHEMTLADIERVKADFVAATRRARDAGFEWIELHFAHGYLAQSFFSVHANKRQDAYGGNVEGRSRFLLETLAAVREEWPDNLPLTARFGVIEYDGRDEETLQEAIDLTKKFRAGGLDLLSVSIGFSTPDSNIPWAAGFLAPIAERVRKEAQIAVASAWGIDSPVIANDTIEKDQLDLVMVGRAHLANPNWPYQAAKALQKEQPSWVLPAPYAHWLERYKTAE; this is translated from the coding sequence ATGGCTGGTTTATTCTCCACCTTCAAACTGAAAGACGTCACCTTGCGCAACCGCATTGTCATCCCACCAATGTGCCAGTATAGCGCGGTTGACGGCCTGCCGAACGACTGGCACAGCGTGCATTACGCCAGTCTGGCGCGTGGTGGTGCTGGTCTGGTCATTGTCGAGGCAACGGCCGTTTCCCCCGAGGGGCGTATCACCCCCGGATGTCTGGGACTATGGAACGATGAACAGGCTGCACGCCTGGCGAAAATTGCTAAAGAGATCAAGGCTGCCGGTGCCGTACCGGGCATCCAGATTGGTCACGCGGGCCGTAAAGCCAGCGCCAATCTGCCGTGGGAAGGTGACGATCACATTCCTGCCGGTGACAGCCGCGCGTGGGAAACTATTGCCCCTTCAGCGGTCGCCTTTGGTGCCAACCTGCCAAAAGTGCCTCACGAAATGACGCTGGCTGACATTGAGCGCGTCAAGGCCGACTTCGTTGCAGCAACTCGTCGTGCCCGCGATGCCGGTTTTGAGTGGATTGAACTGCACTTTGCCCACGGTTATCTGGCACAGAGTTTCTTCTCGGTACATGCCAATAAACGTCAAGATGCCTATGGTGGCAACGTTGAAGGCCGCAGTCGTTTCCTGTTGGAAACATTGGCCGCTGTGCGCGAAGAATGGCCTGATAATCTGCCGCTGACCGCGCGTTTTGGCGTAATTGAGTATGACGGGCGTGATGAAGAAACCCTGCAAGAGGCGATTGATCTTACCAAAAAATTCCGCGCGGGCGGTCTGGACTTGCTCAGCGTCAGCATTGGCTTCTCGACTCCTGATTCCAATATTCCATGGGCCGCTGGCTTCCTGGCCCCTATCGCCGAGCGCGTCCGCAAAGAAGCACAGATTGCAGTGGCTTCGGCCTGGGGTATCGACTCACCGGTCATTGCCAATGATACAATCGAGAAAGATCAGCTGGACCTGGTGATGGTAGGCCGCGCGCATCTTGCTAATCCTAACTGGCCTTATCAGGCGGCAAAAGCGCTGCAAAAAGAACAGCCTTCATGGGTTCTGCCAGCGCCTTACGCTCACTGGCTTGAGCGTTATAAAACGGCTGAGTAA
- a CDS encoding NAD(P)-dependent alcohol dehydrogenase, with protein MTMKVLGYAAQSAKVPLAAFEFTRRSPRDDDVVVDVLYCGVCHSDLHQARNDWGGSQYPVIPGHEVVGRVKSVGKNVTKFKAGDNVGIGCMVDSCRVCQPCQHGIEQYCQEGCVQTYNGFDRHDGLPTYGGYSKTILASEDFILKMPDGLDLKGAAPLLCAGITTWSPLRHFKVGKGSKVAVVGLGGLGHMALKLAHALGADVTLFTRSPGKEDDARRLGAQHIVISTDDQQMKAVSGQFDLIIDTVPYEHDINPYMPTLTLDGTLVFVGLLGDITPVLSTLPLIMGRRSVTGSAIGSIKETQEMLDFCGEHGIVSDIEMIKMPEINDAYERMIKSDVKYRFVIDMDTLQA; from the coding sequence ATGACGATGAAAGTACTCGGTTATGCCGCGCAGTCTGCCAAAGTTCCTCTGGCTGCGTTTGAGTTCACCCGCCGCAGTCCGCGAGACGATGATGTGGTTGTCGACGTTTTATACTGTGGCGTCTGTCATTCCGATTTGCATCAGGCGCGCAACGACTGGGGCGGCAGCCAGTATCCGGTGATCCCCGGTCACGAAGTCGTCGGGCGTGTGAAGTCTGTGGGGAAAAACGTCACCAAATTCAAAGCGGGCGATAACGTCGGCATTGGCTGTATGGTTGATTCCTGCCGCGTTTGCCAACCCTGTCAGCACGGCATTGAACAATATTGCCAGGAAGGCTGCGTGCAGACTTACAACGGTTTTGATCGTCATGACGGCCTGCCAACCTACGGCGGTTATTCCAAAACTATTCTGGCGTCTGAGGATTTCATTCTCAAAATGCCTGACGGGCTGGATCTGAAAGGGGCGGCACCGCTGTTATGTGCCGGTATCACCACCTGGTCGCCGCTGCGTCACTTTAAAGTGGGCAAAGGCAGTAAGGTCGCCGTTGTCGGGCTTGGCGGGCTGGGGCATATGGCATTGAAACTCGCCCATGCACTCGGTGCGGATGTCACGCTTTTTACCCGTTCGCCGGGCAAAGAGGATGACGCTCGTCGTTTAGGCGCGCAGCATATTGTGATCTCCACCGATGATCAGCAGATGAAAGCCGTCAGCGGCCAGTTTGACCTGATTATTGATACGGTTCCGTATGAGCATGATATCAATCCGTATATGCCAACGCTGACCTTGGATGGCACGCTGGTGTTTGTCGGACTGCTGGGCGACATCACGCCAGTGCTGAGCACTTTGCCACTGATCATGGGGCGTCGCTCGGTGACCGGTTCGGCAATTGGCAGCATCAAGGAAACGCAGGAAATGCTCGATTTCTGCGGCGAGCACGGCATTGTCTCGGATATTGAGATGATCAAAATGCCCGAGATTAACGACGCCTATGAACGGATGATTAAAAGCGACGTGAAATATCGGTTCGTTATCGATATGGATACTTTGCAGGCGTAA
- the speF gene encoding ornithine decarboxylase SpeF has translation MKQLKIAASASVASHLDTPRGVVALENADYTDVAAIVISVDDLNNGRLAEVEALGFSIPAFVAVQGAEQVSPNYLSALKGVFALADANQAFYAAQLEAAADEYEQGLFPPFFDTLKKYVEMENSTFACPGHQGGEFFRRHPAGRQFFEFFGENIFRADMCNADVKLGDLLIHEGSAKDAQKHAAKVFSADKTYFVLNGTSAANKVVTNALLTRGDLVLFDRNNHKSNHHGALLQAGATPVYLETARNPFGFIGGIDAACFDERYLRKQIQEVAPERAAEKRPFRLAIIQLGTYDGTVYNARQVVEKIGHLCDYILFDSAWVGYEQFIPMMKECSPLLLDLNENDPGIIVTQSVHKQQAGFSQTSQIHKKDNHIKGQKRHCSHKKLNNAFMMHASTSPFYPLFAALDVNARMHAGGSGRHMWMECVKLGIDTRKMLLDQCKMIQPFVPPVIDGKPWQDHDTEQMASDVRFFDFVPGERWHAFAGYAEKQYFVDPCKLLLTTPGIDASSGKYTEFGIPATILANYLRENGIVPEKCDLNSILFLLTPAETPAKMQHLVAEIARFERYIEDDALLSEVLPTVYRKNEERYRDYTIRQLCQEMHNLYVSFDVKELQKEMFREKGFPQVVMNAQDAHSEFIRDNVELVPISQAEGRIAAEGALPYPPGVLCVVPGELWGGAVQRYFMALEEGINILPGFSPELQGVYVEKTVGWKRVMGYVIAE, from the coding sequence ATGAAACAGTTAAAAATAGCAGCAAGCGCCTCCGTGGCATCCCATCTCGACACACCGCGCGGCGTCGTTGCCCTCGAAAACGCCGACTATACCGACGTTGCGGCGATAGTGATTTCCGTGGATGACCTTAATAACGGCAGACTGGCAGAAGTCGAAGCTCTGGGATTCAGCATCCCCGCGTTTGTTGCAGTACAGGGTGCGGAACAGGTTTCCCCAAATTATCTTTCGGCACTGAAGGGCGTTTTTGCGCTGGCCGATGCCAACCAGGCGTTCTACGCCGCTCAGCTTGAAGCCGCTGCAGACGAATACGAGCAGGGATTATTCCCACCGTTTTTCGACACGCTTAAAAAATACGTCGAAATGGAAAATTCGACCTTCGCCTGTCCGGGACATCAGGGGGGCGAATTTTTCCGTCGTCATCCTGCCGGTCGCCAATTCTTTGAATTTTTTGGCGAAAACATCTTTCGTGCCGATATGTGCAACGCTGACGTTAAGCTCGGTGACTTACTTATCCATGAAGGATCGGCCAAAGATGCGCAGAAGCATGCGGCAAAAGTATTCAGCGCCGACAAGACCTATTTCGTACTGAATGGCACCTCGGCTGCCAACAAGGTCGTGACCAACGCGCTGCTAACTCGCGGCGATCTGGTGCTGTTTGACCGCAATAACCATAAATCGAACCACCACGGCGCTCTGCTTCAGGCCGGTGCGACGCCGGTATATCTTGAAACCGCGCGTAACCCGTTTGGTTTCATCGGAGGTATTGATGCCGCTTGTTTCGATGAGCGCTACCTTCGCAAGCAAATTCAAGAAGTTGCCCCAGAGCGTGCGGCAGAAAAGCGCCCGTTCCGCCTGGCAATTATCCAGCTTGGCACCTACGACGGCACGGTTTATAACGCCCGTCAGGTCGTTGAGAAGATTGGCCACCTTTGTGATTACATCCTGTTTGACTCTGCATGGGTCGGCTATGAGCAATTCATTCCGATGATGAAAGAGTGCTCGCCGCTGCTGCTGGATCTGAACGAAAACGATCCGGGGATTATTGTGACCCAATCGGTGCACAAGCAGCAGGCCGGGTTCTCGCAGACCTCGCAGATCCATAAAAAAGACAACCATATCAAGGGTCAAAAGCGCCATTGCAGCCATAAAAAACTCAATAACGCCTTTATGATGCACGCCTCGACCAGCCCGTTTTATCCGCTGTTTGCCGCGCTGGATGTCAACGCGCGCATGCATGCAGGCGGCAGCGGCAGGCACATGTGGATGGAGTGCGTGAAACTGGGTATCGATACCCGCAAAATGCTGCTTGACCAGTGCAAAATGATCCAGCCGTTTGTGCCGCCGGTTATCGACGGCAAGCCGTGGCAAGATCACGATACCGAGCAGATGGCCAGCGACGTGCGCTTCTTTGATTTTGTGCCTGGCGAGCGTTGGCACGCCTTTGCCGGTTATGCCGAGAAGCAGTATTTTGTCGATCCTTGCAAGCTGTTGCTGACTACGCCGGGCATTGACGCCAGCAGCGGTAAGTACACCGAGTTTGGTATTCCGGCAACGATTTTGGCCAACTATTTGCGCGAAAACGGCATTGTTCCTGAAAAATGCGACCTCAACTCGATCCTTTTCCTGCTGACGCCGGCCGAAACGCCAGCGAAAATGCAGCATCTGGTCGCAGAGATTGCCCGTTTCGAGCGCTACATTGAAGACGATGCCTTGCTGAGCGAAGTGTTGCCGACCGTGTATCGCAAAAACGAAGAGCGTTATCGCGATTACACTATTCGTCAGCTGTGTCAGGAAATGCACAATCTGTATGTCAGCTTTGACGTGAAAGAGCTGCAAAAAGAGATGTTCCGCGAAAAGGGCTTCCCGCAGGTTGTGATGAACGCGCAGGACGCACACAGCGAATTTATTCGCGATAACGTTGAGCTGGTGCCAATCAGCCAGGCCGAAGGGCGTATCGCGGCGGAAGGGGCATTGCCTTATCCTCCGGGCGTGCTTTGCGTGGTGCCGGGAGAACTCTGGGGCGGCGCGGTTCAGCGCTACTTTATGGCGCTGGAAGAGGGCATCAACATATTGCCGGGCTTCTCTCCAGAGTTGCAGGGTGTTTACGTTGAAAAAACCGTGGGCTGGAAACGCGTCATGGGTTATGTCATCGCGGAATAA